The Gemmatimonadaceae bacterium genome includes a window with the following:
- the fusA gene encoding elongation factor G, whose amino-acid sequence MPEYRGSEIRNVAVVGHGASGKTSLVDALAFVSGASRRHGSVKDGTSLTDTAPEELERGYSINLGCAYAEWMNTKINLIDTPGYLDFLGDAVAGLAAADGALCVVNATAGVEVGTERMFRETVRRRQPVLFVASMMDKEHASFDAVYDQIRERLTTKVIPVEVPIGEGPEFHGIINLFSKKAHLYRQGVKGGNYDEVDIPAELQPVFDKYYEQLIETIAATDDDLLERYLEGGEIPREDALRAMKEAMKQMELFPLFCVSSELNYGTQAVLSTVVELMPTAFAMEELHAFKGAEGDHTVEIHCDDQAPLAALVFKTMSEPHVGEVSYFRIFSGKIEAGAEVFNATRDGVEKLGHLSISQGKDRTEMPVLYAGDIGCVAKLRNTHTNDTLSTRQHPVRLPQIAFPEGVLQMAVHAAARGDEEKLQAGLHRLHDEDPTFEMHYNAETHETIVSGLGERHLEVTMGKLKRKYGVDAELTKPSIAYRETLRGTAEGQGRHKKQSGGRGQFGDCWVRFAPLSRGAGYEFVDKIVGGAIPSKFIPAVDKGIQEASVRGVLAGYPLVDFKAELFDGSFHTVDSNEMSFKMAGILGFKAVAPKCKPVLLEPLDELEIVTPEEYMGDVLGDLSARRGHILGTEATADGTRVRAVIPQAELHMYASALQSMTQGRAVFTRRFRGYEEMPADAAQRVIAESAKEHEEVMAH is encoded by the coding sequence ATGCCAGAGTACCGCGGATCGGAGATCCGGAATGTAGCGGTGGTGGGGCACGGGGCGAGCGGCAAGACCAGTCTGGTCGATGCGCTCGCCTTCGTGTCTGGAGCCAGCAGGCGCCATGGCTCGGTGAAGGACGGGACCTCACTCACCGACACGGCCCCGGAAGAATTGGAACGCGGCTATTCGATCAACCTCGGCTGCGCCTACGCCGAGTGGATGAACACCAAGATCAACCTCATCGACACCCCGGGATATCTGGACTTCCTGGGCGACGCCGTGGCCGGCCTGGCGGCGGCCGACGGCGCCCTGTGCGTGGTGAACGCCACGGCGGGAGTCGAGGTGGGCACGGAGCGGATGTTCCGTGAGACCGTTAGGCGCCGACAGCCGGTGCTGTTCGTTGCGTCCATGATGGACAAAGAGCACGCCAGCTTCGATGCCGTCTATGATCAGATCCGCGAACGGCTCACCACGAAGGTGATCCCGGTGGAGGTGCCCATCGGCGAAGGCCCCGAGTTCCATGGCATCATCAACCTGTTCTCCAAGAAGGCCCACCTGTACAGGCAGGGGGTGAAGGGCGGGAACTACGACGAGGTGGACATCCCGGCTGAGTTGCAGCCGGTGTTCGACAAGTACTACGAGCAGCTCATCGAGACGATCGCGGCCACCGACGATGATCTGCTCGAGCGCTACCTGGAAGGTGGGGAGATCCCACGCGAGGACGCGCTCAGGGCCATGAAAGAAGCCATGAAGCAGATGGAGCTCTTCCCCTTGTTCTGCGTTTCGAGCGAACTCAACTACGGCACGCAGGCCGTGCTCAGCACGGTAGTGGAACTGATGCCGACGGCTTTCGCGATGGAGGAACTGCACGCCTTCAAGGGCGCCGAGGGCGATCACACGGTGGAGATCCACTGCGACGATCAAGCCCCGCTCGCCGCGCTCGTGTTCAAGACGATGTCGGAGCCGCACGTGGGCGAGGTGAGCTATTTCCGCATCTTCTCCGGCAAAATCGAGGCGGGCGCCGAGGTGTTCAATGCCACGCGCGATGGGGTCGAGAAACTCGGCCATCTCTCGATCTCGCAGGGCAAGGACCGTACGGAGATGCCCGTGCTGTACGCGGGCGACATCGGGTGTGTGGCCAAGCTGCGCAATACGCATACCAATGACACGCTGTCCACGCGCCAGCATCCGGTACGGTTGCCGCAGATCGCCTTTCCCGAGGGGGTGCTGCAGATGGCGGTGCACGCTGCCGCCCGGGGGGACGAGGAGAAGCTGCAGGCCGGTCTGCATCGACTCCACGACGAGGATCCGACCTTTGAGATGCACTACAACGCCGAAACGCATGAGACGATCGTGTCGGGTCTCGGCGAGCGGCATCTCGAAGTGACGATGGGCAAGCTCAAGCGGAAGTACGGGGTCGATGCCGAGCTCACCAAGCCGAGCATAGCGTACCGGGAAACACTCCGTGGCACCGCCGAGGGCCAAGGCCGCCACAAGAAGCAGAGCGGTGGGCGCGGCCAGTTCGGCGACTGTTGGGTGCGGTTTGCCCCGCTGTCGCGCGGGGCAGGCTACGAGTTCGTGGACAAGATCGTGGGCGGCGCGATCCCCAGCAAATTCATCCCAGCGGTGGACAAGGGGATCCAGGAAGCGTCAGTGCGGGGCGTGCTCGCTGGCTATCCCCTCGTGGACTTCAAAGCGGAGCTGTTCGACGGGTCGTTCCATACCGTAGACTCGAACGAGATGTCGTTCAAGATGGCGGGGATCCTGGGCTTCAAGGCCGTCGCCCCGAAGTGCAAACCGGTGCTACTCGAGCCCCTCGACGAACTCGAGATCGTCACGCCGGAGGAGTACATGGGCGACGTGTTGGGCGACCTGTCGGCCCGTCGAGGCCATATTCTCGGCACCGAGGCGACCGCCGACGGAACGCGCGTGCGGGCGGTGATCCCGCAGGCTGAGTTGCACATGTACGCGAGTGCGTTGCAGTCGATGACGCAGGGGCGGGCCGTGTTCACTCGTCGTTTCCGCGGGTACGAAGAGATGCCGGCCGACGCTGCGCAGCGCGTGATCGCGGAGTCGGCCAAGGAACACGAAGAGGTGATGGCGCACTGA
- a CDS encoding KamA family radical SAM protein → MSDWQQLLHTGVDTLDKLAERFGPDVIDVDALKPAFDNFQMRLTPAVLAQIKEVGDPIWNQYVPTVQELDIVDGVIDSLDEDGDSPVPNITHRYPDRALFLVSPVCASYCRFCTRRRKVGDPEKIPLNQYESAFEYIRSHPEIRDVIMSGGDPMMLSDRRLEYLFQRLREIPHVEIIRIGSRITAHLPERITPEFCEMVKKYHPVYMNTHFNHPSELTPATVAALGRLADAGVPLGCQTVLLRGVNDNPEIMKELMQKLLKARVRPYYLYMADQVAGGEHFRTMVETGLEIVKALRGWTSGLAVPHFCIDAPGGGGKVPLLPEYVEKITEDEVIFRNYEGKRFTYKQPRPLVTASACGAAAEQDPAVLPIQSANPAKKTVRQRRRKTG, encoded by the coding sequence ATGAGCGACTGGCAGCAACTCCTCCACACGGGCGTCGACACGCTCGACAAATTGGCCGAGCGTTTCGGGCCCGACGTCATCGACGTCGACGCGTTGAAGCCGGCGTTCGACAACTTCCAGATGCGGCTCACCCCCGCCGTGCTCGCCCAGATCAAGGAAGTGGGCGACCCGATCTGGAATCAGTACGTTCCCACGGTTCAGGAACTGGACATTGTGGACGGCGTGATCGACTCGCTCGACGAGGACGGCGACTCTCCGGTACCCAACATCACCCACCGGTATCCCGACCGTGCCCTGTTCCTCGTGAGCCCGGTGTGCGCGTCGTACTGCCGCTTCTGTACCCGCCGCCGGAAGGTGGGCGACCCCGAGAAGATCCCGCTCAATCAGTACGAGTCGGCATTCGAGTACATCCGCAGCCATCCGGAAATCCGCGACGTCATCATGAGCGGCGGTGACCCGATGATGCTCTCCGATCGACGCCTGGAATACCTGTTCCAGCGGCTGCGCGAGATCCCGCACGTGGAAATCATCCGCATCGGGAGCCGGATCACGGCGCATCTGCCCGAGCGCATCACGCCCGAGTTCTGCGAGATGGTAAAGAAGTACCATCCGGTGTACATGAACACCCACTTCAACCACCCCAGCGAACTCACGCCGGCCACGGTGGCGGCACTGGGACGCCTGGCCGATGCCGGGGTGCCGCTCGGCTGCCAGACGGTTCTGCTCCGTGGCGTGAATGACAACCCGGAGATCATGAAGGAGCTGATGCAGAAGCTCCTTAAGGCGCGCGTGCGCCCGTATTACTTGTACATGGCCGACCAGGTCGCAGGCGGCGAGCACTTCCGGACCATGGTCGAGACCGGGCTCGAGATCGTGAAGGCCTTGCGTGGATGGACCTCGGGCCTGGCCGTTCCCCATTTCTGCATCGACGCGCCCGGCGGCGGTGGCAAGGTACCCCTCCTGCCCGAGTACGTGGAAAAGATCACGGAGGACGAAGTGATCTTCCGCAACTACGAGGGCAAGCGGTTCACCTACAAGCAGCCCCGGCCGTTGGTCACGGCCAGTGCGTGCGGCGCGGCCGCGGAGCAGGATCCGGCGGTCCTGCCCATCCAGAGCGCCAACCCGGCCAAGAAAACCGTGCGTCAGCGGCGCCGCAAGACGGGCTGA